From Psychroflexus torquis ATCC 700755, the proteins below share one genomic window:
- a CDS encoding CBASS cGAMP synthase — MWWIPVILIGSVVLLSTKNKEEKIGNMANCNKLFSDYDNNLNIPKKKKDKLKESKEVLRERIRKHFKDNHPEYKPEFYIQGSYKMGTTILTKDDDCDLDDGVYFRREADVTATTLQKWVKDALDGATSSSVEHRSKCLRVIYKGDYHIDFPVYIFPKDDNDPSLAVKNNGFEESDPKEVVEWYKVEKAKNIQLNRIVKHLKGWGDHKRNKMPSGLAMTILAANNIQPNDRDDIALKNTLIEIQETLDNDFACIVPATPGDDLFENYDATRKNNFLSNLDDFIKDSKQALDNEPNQLKASRLWRKHLGIHFPFGEDEDTDAKEAALKRISENVLKGAAYSQSSGTISTEPTRAKNKPHTNYGG, encoded by the coding sequence ATGTGGTGGATACCAGTAATCTTGATAGGCAGCGTTGTGTTACTATCAACTAAAAATAAAGAAGAAAAAATAGGAAATATGGCAAATTGTAATAAACTGTTTTCAGATTATGATAATAATCTGAATATACCAAAAAAGAAAAAAGATAAACTTAAAGAATCTAAAGAAGTGCTTCGTGAGAGAATTCGGAAGCATTTTAAAGACAACCATCCAGAATATAAACCTGAATTTTATATTCAAGGTTCTTATAAAATGGGGACAACTATTTTAACAAAAGACGATGATTGTGATTTAGATGATGGTGTTTACTTTAGAAGAGAAGCAGATGTTACAGCTACAACACTACAAAAATGGGTAAAAGATGCATTAGATGGAGCTACTAGCTCATCTGTTGAGCACAGATCTAAATGTTTGAGAGTAATTTATAAAGGGGACTATCATATTGATTTTCCGGTTTATATTTTCCCTAAAGATGATAATGATCCTTCTTTGGCTGTTAAAAATAATGGTTTTGAAGAAAGTGACCCTAAAGAAGTTGTAGAGTGGTATAAGGTCGAAAAAGCAAAAAACATACAACTTAATAGAATTGTAAAACACTTAAAAGGTTGGGGGGATCATAAAAGAAACAAAATGCCTAGTGGTTTAGCGATGACTATTCTTGCGGCTAACAATATACAGCCTAATGATAGGGACGACATTGCACTTAAAAATACATTAATAGAAATTCAAGAAACTTTAGACAATGATTTCGCATGTATTGTTCCTGCAACACCTGGAGATGATTTATTTGAAAATTATGATGCTACAAGGAAAAATAACTTCCTGTCTAATTTGGATGATTTTATTAAAGACTCAAAACAAGCGCTCGATAATGAGCCAAATCAATTAAAAGCAAGTAGGCTTTGGCGTAAACATTTAGGTATTCATTTTCCATTTGGTGAAGATGAAGATACTGATGCTAAGGAAGCTGCATTGAAAAGAATTTCAGAGAACGTATTAAAAGGTGCTGCCTATTCTCAAAGTTCAGGAACAATTTCGACTGAACCTACTAGAGCTAAAAATAAACCTCATACAAATTATGGCGGTTAG
- a CDS encoding restriction endonuclease subunit S yields the protein MQSKIVNLKSILIYQGLSSGYSFRGKIKNIYNGGVRVIQLKDFEENYTYLGDDCYFVDSDTIKSKYYLKTGDILFIGKGTNNFALVFKSIDNLPTIASSALFVLKVDKNLVNPDFIAWYINQSEVQNYFKTNEAGTYNTSINKTTLEETPIVLPSLEIQTKIAKIANLHNQELALSNKIIELKNKLTTTQLLNIL from the coding sequence ATGCAAAGCAAGATAGTCAATTTAAAATCAATTTTAATCTACCAAGGATTATCTTCTGGATACTCTTTCAGGGGCAAGATCAAGAACATTTATAATGGAGGTGTTCGAGTGATACAGCTAAAAGACTTTGAGGAAAATTACACCTATTTAGGTGATGACTGTTATTTTGTTGATAGCGATACCATAAAAAGTAAGTACTATTTAAAAACTGGAGATATCCTTTTTATAGGGAAAGGGACTAACAATTTTGCGCTAGTATTTAAAAGTATCGATAATTTACCAACCATTGCATCGTCCGCATTATTTGTGCTTAAAGTGGACAAGAACTTGGTTAATCCTGACTTTATTGCTTGGTATATCAATCAGTCAGAAGTTCAGAATTATTTCAAAACCAATGAAGCTGGAACTTATAATACCAGCATTAATAAAACCACACTAGAAGAAACACCTATTGTGCTTCCATCATTAGAAATACAAACCAAAATAGCTAAAATTGCAAATCTGCATAATCAGGAGTTGGCACTTAGTAATAAAATAATAGAACTAAAAAATAAATTAACAACCACTCAACTTTTAAACATACTATAA
- a CDS encoding virulence RhuM family protein — MSKEDKSDEQYNQLQILFYETALEKSTIEVLYEDETFWLSQKKMASLFGVEVNTINYHLKEVFKSGELEEDSVIRKFRITASDGKTYNTQFYNLDAIISVGYRVNSKQATQFRIWATKTLRDYIIKGFVLDDERLKQGKQFGKDYFDELLERIREIRASERRFYQKITDIYAQCSIDYNAKSEITRTFYQTVQNKLHWAITGATAAELISKRVNAKKRGMGLTHWKNSPKGKILKSDVRIAKNYLQEDELDALNRIVVMYLDYAENQAKRNIPMQMTDWTKKLDAFLVFNDYKVLKNAGQMSSVIAKKIAEETFELFRKQQDVNFNSDFDDTLQNIKNKK, encoded by the coding sequence ATGAGTAAAGAAGACAAAAGTGATGAGCAATATAATCAATTGCAAATCTTGTTTTATGAAACAGCATTAGAAAAAAGTACCATCGAGGTTTTATATGAAGATGAAACTTTCTGGTTGTCACAAAAGAAAATGGCATCTTTATTTGGTGTAGAAGTAAATACGATTAATTATCACCTAAAAGAAGTATTTAAAAGCGGTGAATTAGAGGAAGATTCAGTTATTCGAAAATTTCGAATAACTGCCAGCGACGGTAAAACCTACAACACACAGTTTTATAATCTCGATGCCATTATATCAGTAGGGTATCGCGTAAATTCTAAACAAGCTACACAGTTTAGAATTTGGGCAACCAAAACACTACGAGATTATATTATCAAAGGCTTTGTACTAGATGATGAACGACTAAAACAAGGCAAACAGTTTGGGAAAGATTATTTTGATGAATTACTGGAACGTATTAGAGAAATACGTGCTTCTGAGCGACGTTTTTATCAAAAGATCACAGACATTTATGCGCAATGTAGTATAGATTACAATGCTAAAAGCGAAATCACTAGAACGTTTTACCAAACTGTACAAAATAAATTACATTGGGCAATTACTGGAGCTACAGCAGCGGAACTTATTTCAAAAAGAGTAAATGCAAAAAAACGAGGTATGGGATTGACCCATTGGAAAAACAGTCCTAAGGGTAAAATATTGAAAAGCGATGTTAGAATTGCAAAAAATTATTTGCAAGAAGACGAATTAGATGCCCTTAACCGGATTGTGGTCATGTATTTAGATTATGCCGAAAATCAGGCCAAACGAAATATTCCTATGCAAATGACAGACTGGACAAAAAAGCTAGATGCATTCTTGGTGTTTAATGATTATAAAGTTTTAAAAAATGCAGGCCAAATGAGCAGTGTGATCGCTAAAAAAATAGCCGAAGAAACTTTCGAACTATTTAGAAAACAGCAAGACGTAAATTTTAATAGTGATTTTGATGACACCTTGCAAAATATTAAAAATAAAAAGTAA
- a CDS encoding type I restriction-modification system subunit M produces the protein MSNKIKPTQDQINAALWNACDTFRGAVDSSEYKNYILVFMFIKYLSDVWKDHYNALKEQYGDDEELIQRKLKRERFVLPDKCSFDYIYEHRNDTDIGEKIDKIFAQIEESNLEKLDGVFRNISFNSDKLGQTKDRNRRLKNLINDFAKPELDFRPSLWEGKQDILGEAYMYLLEKFASGAGKKGGEFFTPKEVSGLLAKLVSPKEGDRIFDPTCGSGSLLIKVAEETKDAKGNTTNNFAIYGQESNGDTWALSKMNCFLHTMDSAQIEWCDTINNPKLKEGDALMKFDIVVANPPFSLDKWGHENAEADRYKRFLRGVPPKSKGDYAFILHMIETTLPTGKVGVIVPHGVLFRGSAEQKIRQKLIEENLLEAVIGLPTNLFYGTGIPAAILIFNKAKTTEDILFMDASKEFDDGKKQNVLRTQDINKIVTTYKDFKTIEKYSSVVKPAEVAENDFNLNIPRYVDTFEEEEPVDIAEVQQNIEKLEAELVEVRSEMKKHLKELGYE, from the coding sequence ATGTCAAACAAAATAAAGCCAACACAAGATCAAATAAATGCAGCATTATGGAATGCCTGTGATACTTTTAGAGGTGCAGTTGATTCCTCAGAATACAAAAACTACATTTTGGTTTTTATGTTCATTAAGTATTTAAGTGATGTTTGGAAAGACCATTACAATGCACTAAAAGAGCAGTATGGAGATGACGAAGAGTTGATTCAAAGAAAATTAAAGCGGGAGCGTTTTGTTTTGCCTGATAAGTGTTCTTTCGATTATATCTACGAGCATAGAAATGACACAGACATAGGTGAAAAAATTGATAAGATATTTGCGCAAATTGAAGAGAGTAATCTTGAAAAATTAGATGGTGTTTTTAGAAACATCAGCTTCAATTCTGATAAATTAGGACAGACAAAAGACCGTAATCGTCGTCTTAAAAACTTGATTAACGATTTTGCAAAACCAGAGTTAGACTTCCGCCCATCATTATGGGAAGGAAAGCAAGATATTCTTGGAGAGGCTTATATGTATTTGTTGGAGAAATTTGCATCAGGAGCTGGTAAAAAAGGAGGGGAATTTTTCACACCAAAAGAAGTGTCTGGTTTATTAGCAAAATTGGTATCGCCAAAAGAAGGTGATCGCATCTTTGACCCAACGTGTGGTTCTGGTTCATTATTGATTAAAGTGGCAGAAGAAACCAAAGATGCTAAAGGCAATACAACAAATAATTTTGCCATCTATGGTCAAGAAAGCAATGGCGATACTTGGGCATTAAGTAAGATGAATTGCTTCTTACATACTATGGATTCTGCACAAATTGAATGGTGTGACACCATAAATAATCCAAAGCTAAAAGAAGGTGATGCCTTAATGAAGTTTGACATTGTGGTAGCAAACCCACCGTTTAGCCTTGATAAATGGGGACATGAGAATGCAGAAGCAGATCGTTACAAACGTTTTCTTCGTGGTGTACCCCCTAAGTCTAAAGGAGACTATGCTTTTATTCTGCATATGATAGAAACGACTTTGCCTACAGGTAAAGTGGGTGTTATTGTTCCTCATGGTGTGTTATTTCGTGGAAGCGCAGAACAAAAAATAAGACAAAAACTGATTGAAGAAAATTTACTAGAAGCAGTGATAGGCTTGCCTACTAATCTATTTTATGGTACAGGTATTCCTGCAGCGATTCTAATTTTTAATAAGGCTAAAACTACTGAAGATATCCTATTTATGGATGCTAGTAAAGAATTTGATGATGGCAAGAAACAGAACGTATTGCGTACACAAGACATTAATAAAATTGTAACCACTTACAAGGATTTTAAAACGATAGAAAAATACAGTTCAGTAGTAAAGCCAGCAGAAGTAGCCGAGAATGACTTCAACTTGAACATACCTCGATATGTAGATACCTTTGAAGAAGAAGAGCCTGTAGACATAGCAGAAGTACAGCAAAATATAGAAAAACTAGAAGCTGAATTGGTTGAAGTGCGTTCAGAAATGAAAAAACATTTAAAGGAATTAGGCTATGAGTAA
- a CDS encoding CBASS cGAMP-activated phospholipase gives METEKKNKPFKILALDGGGIKGLYTAALLSRLEEKAGKKAGDCFDLIAGTSTGGLIALGLAAEKPSKDLVNLYEQFGKSIFPTSNYKLIRWFQSQIFHFSKQTFLFGKYSAQNLKKALVDEFGEKELGQLSNLVVIPSFNLVNGMPRVFKYPHKEGDFFRDKHIPIVDAALATSAAPTYLPIHKYDNVLYVDGGVWANNPSLCAVAEAIQYFVGEDKEYSHIEILSIPCVTTPSGWVSKSRKRRSFIGWTDKLFQTSMDGQSYFTDYFLKNTIKLIAANSVYERIKAPSLSPAQMKVIQMDRADKKAIETLKALGDQDGFELANNRAIMNFFKTDISYIIK, from the coding sequence ATGGAGACAGAAAAGAAAAACAAACCTTTCAAAATTTTAGCATTAGACGGAGGTGGCATAAAAGGCCTATATACAGCAGCATTGCTTTCAAGGCTTGAAGAAAAGGCAGGTAAAAAAGCAGGTGATTGTTTTGATTTAATTGCAGGTACAAGTACTGGAGGTTTAATTGCTTTGGGTTTGGCAGCAGAAAAACCATCCAAAGATTTAGTTAATCTATATGAACAATTTGGAAAATCAATTTTCCCTACTTCTAACTATAAATTAATTAGATGGTTTCAATCACAAATATTTCACTTTAGCAAGCAGACTTTTTTATTTGGAAAGTATAGTGCTCAAAATCTCAAAAAAGCACTAGTCGATGAGTTTGGTGAAAAAGAATTAGGTCAACTTAGTAATTTAGTGGTTATACCCAGTTTCAATTTAGTTAATGGAATGCCACGGGTTTTTAAGTACCCTCATAAGGAAGGTGACTTTTTTAGAGATAAGCATATCCCTATAGTAGATGCAGCGTTAGCTACTTCTGCCGCGCCTACATACCTGCCAATACATAAATATGACAACGTGTTATATGTAGATGGGGGTGTTTGGGCAAATAACCCAAGTTTATGCGCTGTAGCTGAGGCGATACAATATTTTGTAGGTGAAGATAAAGAGTACTCACATATCGAAATCCTCTCAATTCCTTGTGTTACAACACCAAGCGGGTGGGTATCAAAAAGTAGAAAAAGAAGGTCCTTTATTGGTTGGACGGATAAACTATTTCAAACATCAATGGATGGGCAGTCTTATTTTACAGATTATTTTTTAAAGAATACAATTAAATTAATTGCTGCAAATTCTGTTTATGAAAGGATAAAAGCACCCTCATTATCACCCGCTCAGATGAAAGTTATCCAGATGGATAGAGCAGATAAAAAAGCAATTGAAACTTTAAAAGCTCTAGGTGATCAGGATGGATTTGAATTAGCAAATAACAGGGCAATAATGAATTTTTTTAAAACAGATATATCATATATAATAAAGTAG
- a CDS encoding restriction endonuclease subunit S, with protein sequence MSKHKQYDVATSTLLSTGLEGKRVGYKKTKLGWIPEDWNVKSLDQLGEFSKGKGITKKDILEDEVGGLPCVRYAEIYTIYHYNTTVLKSKINQESAANSNPINCGDILFAGSGETLEDIGKSIAYLNKETAYAGGDICILKHHNQDPQFLGYLFNNDVVRSQLYKIGQGHSVVHIYSSGLKKVSVPIPPLPEQQKIASILNTWDKAIAAQEKLIAQKQALKNGLMQQLLTGKKRFAGFVEEWEEKSLNDIVKYLGGEAFKSTNQVENGVRWLKIANVGIGVVKWGDSTTFLPTSFIDENPKYVLKAGDAVMALTRPILNDKLKIAVFNKEDGIALLNQRVAKLISKNKNDLKFIYYIHQTPYFIYTMNAMMAGTDPPNISIKDLAKKKVFIPGYEEQKKIVSVIESFDNEIDNLINKGKHLKKQKQGLMQQLLTGEKRVKG encoded by the coding sequence ATGAGTAAACACAAACAGTATGATGTTGCTACTTCGACTTTGCTCAGCACAGGATTGGAAGGTAAAAGGGTTGGTTATAAGAAAACGAAGTTAGGTTGGATTCCTGAGGATTGGAATGTAAAATCCTTAGATCAATTAGGAGAGTTTTCTAAAGGAAAAGGAATTACCAAAAAAGATATTTTAGAAGATGAAGTTGGTGGTTTGCCTTGCGTTAGATATGCCGAAATCTATACAATTTACCATTACAACACTACAGTATTAAAATCAAAGATAAATCAAGAATCTGCTGCAAATAGTAATCCAATAAATTGTGGTGATATATTATTTGCAGGGTCTGGGGAAACATTAGAGGATATTGGAAAATCAATTGCTTACTTAAATAAAGAAACGGCTTATGCAGGTGGTGATATTTGTATATTAAAGCATCACAATCAAGATCCCCAATTTCTGGGGTATTTATTTAATAATGATGTGGTTAGAAGTCAACTTTATAAAATTGGACAAGGTCATTCTGTTGTACATATTTATTCTAGTGGTTTAAAAAAAGTTTCAGTTCCTATTCCGCCACTTCCTGAACAACAAAAAATAGCCAGTATTCTCAACACTTGGGATAAAGCCATAGCTGCTCAAGAAAAACTCATTGCGCAAAAACAAGCGCTTAAAAATGGCTTGATGCAGCAGTTACTGACTGGAAAGAAACGATTTGCTGGGTTTGTGGAGGAGTGGGAAGAAAAATCTCTGAATGATATTGTAAAATATTTAGGTGGGGAGGCCTTCAAAAGTACAAATCAAGTTGAAAATGGTGTTAGATGGTTAAAGATTGCAAATGTTGGCATTGGTGTAGTAAAATGGGGAGATAGCACTACATTTTTACCAACAAGTTTTATAGATGAAAATCCTAAATATGTTTTGAAAGCTGGTGATGCAGTTATGGCGCTTACAAGACCAATTTTAAATGATAAATTAAAAATCGCTGTCTTTAATAAAGAGGATGGTATTGCTTTATTAAATCAAAGAGTTGCTAAGTTAATTTCTAAAAATAAAAATGACTTGAAGTTTATTTATTACATACATCAAACACCATATTTTATATACACTATGAACGCAATGATGGCTGGAACTGATCCGCCGAATATTAGTATAAAAGATTTAGCGAAAAAGAAAGTATTTATCCCAGGTTATGAGGAGCAAAAAAAGATTGTATCCGTTATTGAAAGTTTTGACAATGAAATAGATAATTTGATTAATAAGGGTAAACATTTAAAAAAACAAAAACAAGGTTTAATGCAGCAGTTGTTAACTGGCGAGAAACGAGTTAAGGGGTAA
- a CDS encoding type I restriction endonuclease subunit R, whose amino-acid sequence MMKVNYSEYNDSQKPALDLLQKMGWQYMSPEEVFEARGDMFSNVLLDTILAKQLSKINEFGYRGESYNFSTGSIQGAVNALKNVPNEGLVQTNERVYDLITLGKSFNETVQGDRKAYTINYIDWQNPENNVFHVTEEFEVEGGKGKRRPDIVLFVNGIPFVVIENKRRDKNDSLDEAIFQNIRNQKEKEGIPKLFYYAQLLLAIHPNEVKYGATGTPAKFWSVWKEDVEKEVLKLLKKKTNTTVAEDRLVTEQDKGLYALCGTKRLLDLTYKYIVFDGPDKKICRYQQYFAVQETIQRVKTKNKEGNRQGGVIWHTTGSGKSLTMVMLSKALALDTSIESPRVIIVTDRISLDKQIFKTFVNCGKHVKKARSGNDLVELLQDKGNEIITTIIDKFEIATKRVSFKDGSKNIFVLVDESHRSQYGSAHANMKRIVPNASYIGFTGTPLMKSQKSTSKKFGGFIHKYTIDQAVKDGAVLPLLYEGRSAKLTINKKQIDKGFERLAAPLNEEARKDLKKKFATIAKIYESDNVIEEIAYDISKHFSENWKGTGFKAQLAVPKIDTAIKYQKYFESQTDSDLKINTRVVFTPPDSRQNNDDVWSETTSESQKYWKQILERYNDQEAYESDSIGRFKEKSNEVELLIVVSKLLTGFDAPRNTVLYLAKPLKGHNLLQAIARVNRLFEGKEYGHIIDYVGVLGKLDEALTEYSALEDFDEEDLKNTVIDVKDEIRKVPIRHAEVWDIFNGVYNKTDIEALERHISEKDVRDQFYERVSAFARILQTALASDDFYIEFNMEQIGFYKSELKKFQSLRLSVQFRYAEKVSYKEYEPRVRKLLDTYINADEIQVLTRDINIFDKDMVEEALETYGKTPASKADFIAHQMKKVITESMEKDEAFYKKFSELIEEIIKDFYDGRLTEKEYLEAMQKTRDDLASGYQDGIPDSLQNNPRARAFYGALNEVLNKKLDKEISKNKVAEAGLEIEEIVNNLIITDWKKNVDIQNRMENQIEDYLIGKRSQLGIEISFDEIDAILIKCLRVAKNNF is encoded by the coding sequence ATGATGAAAGTAAATTATAGCGAATATAACGACTCACAAAAACCAGCTTTGGATTTGCTTCAAAAAATGGGTTGGCAATATATGTCACCCGAAGAAGTTTTTGAAGCGCGTGGAGATATGTTTAGTAATGTTTTACTAGATACTATTTTAGCGAAACAATTGTCAAAAATTAATGAGTTTGGTTATAGAGGTGAGTCCTATAATTTCTCTACAGGAAGTATTCAAGGAGCGGTTAATGCATTGAAGAATGTGCCTAACGAAGGTTTAGTGCAAACAAATGAGCGTGTTTATGATTTAATAACACTTGGTAAAAGTTTTAACGAAACTGTTCAGGGTGATCGCAAGGCGTATACAATTAACTATATAGATTGGCAAAATCCAGAAAATAATGTATTCCACGTAACTGAAGAATTTGAAGTCGAAGGTGGTAAAGGAAAACGTCGTCCAGATATTGTGCTTTTTGTTAATGGTATTCCATTCGTAGTCATTGAAAACAAGCGTCGTGATAAAAACGATTCACTAGACGAAGCTATTTTTCAAAATATCAGAAATCAAAAAGAAAAAGAAGGCATTCCTAAATTATTCTATTATGCGCAACTATTATTAGCAATACATCCTAATGAAGTAAAATATGGAGCAACGGGAACACCTGCAAAGTTTTGGTCAGTCTGGAAAGAAGATGTAGAAAAAGAAGTTTTAAAACTTTTAAAAAAGAAAACAAATACAACAGTAGCTGAAGACCGTTTAGTAACGGAACAAGATAAAGGCCTATATGCTTTATGTGGTACAAAACGTCTTTTAGATTTAACCTATAAGTACATCGTATTTGATGGTCCAGATAAAAAAATATGTCGGTATCAGCAGTACTTTGCAGTACAAGAAACCATACAACGCGTAAAAACAAAAAACAAAGAAGGAAACCGTCAAGGTGGTGTGATATGGCATACTACAGGTAGTGGTAAATCCTTAACAATGGTGATGCTTTCAAAAGCATTAGCACTAGATACGTCTATAGAATCACCTAGAGTAATTATTGTGACTGATAGAATAAGTTTGGACAAACAAATCTTTAAAACGTTTGTCAACTGTGGTAAGCACGTTAAAAAAGCAAGAAGTGGTAATGATTTAGTAGAGTTGCTACAAGATAAAGGCAACGAAATCATAACCACCATTATAGATAAATTTGAAATTGCGACTAAAAGAGTATCATTCAAAGATGGCTCTAAAAATATTTTTGTCCTTGTAGATGAGAGTCATCGAAGTCAATACGGTTCGGCTCACGCTAATATGAAACGCATTGTTCCTAATGCTTCATATATTGGTTTTACAGGAACACCATTAATGAAATCTCAAAAGAGTACCTCTAAGAAATTTGGTGGTTTCATTCACAAATACACTATAGATCAAGCAGTAAAAGATGGCGCAGTACTACCATTATTGTATGAAGGTAGATCTGCAAAATTGACCATCAATAAAAAGCAAATCGATAAGGGATTTGAGCGTCTAGCTGCACCTTTAAATGAAGAAGCCAGAAAAGATTTAAAAAAGAAGTTTGCTACCATTGCTAAGATTTATGAATCCGACAACGTCATTGAAGAAATTGCATATGATATTTCAAAGCACTTTAGCGAAAACTGGAAAGGAACAGGGTTTAAGGCGCAACTTGCAGTTCCTAAAATTGATACAGCAATTAAATATCAAAAGTATTTTGAGTCACAGACAGATTCAGATTTAAAAATTAACACGAGAGTTGTTTTTACTCCGCCAGATAGCAGACAAAACAATGATGATGTTTGGTCTGAAACCACCAGTGAATCACAAAAGTATTGGAAACAAATTCTAGAACGCTATAACGACCAGGAGGCTTATGAATCAGATTCAATTGGCCGTTTCAAAGAAAAAAGCAACGAAGTTGAATTATTAATTGTGGTAAGTAAGTTATTGACCGGTTTTGATGCCCCTAGAAACACAGTATTGTATTTGGCAAAACCACTTAAAGGCCATAATTTATTACAAGCAATTGCACGTGTAAATAGATTGTTTGAAGGAAAAGAATATGGTCATATTATAGATTATGTAGGTGTTTTAGGGAAGTTAGACGAAGCATTAACAGAGTATAGTGCACTAGAAGATTTTGATGAAGAGGATTTAAAAAACACTGTAATAGATGTCAAGGATGAAATAAGAAAAGTACCTATTCGTCACGCTGAGGTCTGGGACATATTTAATGGTGTTTATAACAAAACTGACATTGAAGCTTTGGAAAGGCATATTTCAGAAAAAGATGTGCGTGATCAATTTTACGAGCGCGTTTCTGCATTTGCAAGAATATTACAAACTGCGCTAGCTTCAGATGACTTTTATATTGAATTTAATATGGAACAAATAGGGTTTTATAAAAGTGAGCTAAAGAAATTTCAAAGTTTACGCTTATCAGTACAATTCAGATATGCAGAAAAAGTGTCTTATAAAGAGTATGAACCAAGAGTTCGTAAACTTTTAGACACCTATATAAATGCAGATGAAATACAAGTTCTCACTAGAGACATAAACATATTTGATAAAGATATGGTAGAAGAAGCTCTAGAGACTTATGGAAAAACACCAGCATCAAAAGCAGACTTTATTGCACATCAAATGAAAAAGGTGATTACAGAAAGTATGGAAAAAGATGAAGCTTTCTATAAGAAGTTCTCAGAACTCATAGAAGAAATTATTAAAGATTTCTACGACGGAAGACTTACCGAAAAAGAATATTTAGAAGCGATGCAAAAAACTCGAGATGATTTAGCGAGTGGTTATCAAGACGGAATACCAGATAGCCTTCAAAATAATCCACGTGCACGTGCTTTTTATGGAGCATTAAACGAAGTGCTTAATAAAAAACTAGATAAAGAAATCAGTAAAAATAAGGTTGCAGAAGCTGGTCTCGAGATTGAAGAAATCGTTAATAATCTGATTATAACAGATTGGAAAAAGAATGTTGACATTCAAAATAGAATGGAAAACCAAATTGAAGATTACTTAATCGGTAAACGAAGTCAATTGGGCATAGAAATAAGCTTTGATGAAATTGATGCTATCCTTATTAAATGTTTAAGAGTTGCAAAAAATAATTTTTAA
- a CDS encoding REP-associated tyrosine transposase, with product MSRKYKFHNKQGAYFISFATVYWLDIFTRQVYFNVLEESIEYCRAEKGMEVYAYCFMPSHVHLIFRSSNEDPSGLIRDFKGFTARKLIKAIEENPQESRKEWLLFMMERAGKTKSNVKQHQFWQQHNQPVELWSEKVIQQKINYIHNNPVKSGFVTNPIDWKYSSARNYQDDQTVLEIDI from the coding sequence ATGAGTAGAAAATATAAATTTCATAATAAACAAGGTGCATACTTTATAAGTTTTGCCACGGTATATTGGTTAGATATTTTTACCCGACAAGTCTATTTTAATGTATTGGAAGAAAGTATAGAATATTGCAGAGCAGAAAAAGGAATGGAAGTGTATGCATATTGCTTTATGCCAAGTCATGTGCATTTAATTTTTAGGTCGAGTAATGAAGATCCATCTGGATTGATCAGAGATTTTAAAGGATTTACAGCAAGAAAGCTAATTAAAGCAATAGAAGAAAATCCTCAAGAAAGTAGAAAAGAATGGCTACTATTTATGATGGAACGTGCAGGTAAAACTAAAAGCAATGTAAAACAGCATCAATTTTGGCAACAGCACAATCAACCGGTAGAATTATGGAGTGAAAAAGTAATACAACAAAAGATAAACTACATTCACAATAACCCAGTAAAAAGTGGTTTCGTTACTAACCCCATAGATTGGAAATATAGTAGTGCAAGAAATTACCAAGACGACCAAACAGTTTTAGAGATAGATATATGA